Proteins from one Paenibacillus amylolyticus genomic window:
- the clpP gene encoding ATP-dependent Clp endopeptidase proteolytic subunit ClpP → MSLVPMVIEQTNRGERSYDIYSRLLKDRIIFLTSAIDDDVANLVIAQLLFLAADDPEKDISLYINSPGGSVTAGMGIYDTMQFIKPDVSTICVGMAASMGSLLLTAGAPGKRYALTNSEVMIHQPLGGIQGQAADIKIHAEWIIKTRQKLNQIYVDRTGQPLEKIERDTDRDFFMSAEEAKTYGIIDQVLSRPINS, encoded by the coding sequence ATGAGTCTGGTGCCAATGGTTATAGAACAAACCAATCGAGGCGAGCGGTCTTACGATATATATTCACGTTTGCTGAAAGATCGCATTATCTTTCTAACCAGTGCGATTGATGACGATGTAGCCAATCTTGTCATAGCACAGCTTTTGTTTTTGGCAGCCGACGATCCTGAGAAGGATATCAGCTTGTACATTAACTCACCTGGTGGTTCTGTCACTGCAGGGATGGGTATATACGATACGATGCAATTTATCAAGCCGGATGTATCTACCATTTGCGTAGGGATGGCAGCAAGCATGGGCTCGTTATTGCTAACAGCCGGTGCACCTGGCAAGAGATATGCGCTGACCAACAGCGAAGTCATGATTCATCAGCCGCTTGGCGGTATTCAAGGACAGGCTGCGGATATTAAGATTCACGCAGAATGGATTATTAAAACACGTCAGAAACTGAATCAAATATACGTCGATCGTACGGGTCAGCCTCTTGAGAAAATTGAGCGGGATACAGACCGTGACTTCTTCATGAGCGCTGAAGAAGCTAAGACGTACGGCATTATTGACCAGGTGCTCAGTAGACCGATCAATTCCTAA